One window from the genome of Bacillus weihaiensis encodes:
- a CDS encoding CotH kinase family protein, translated as MPIKTKRIVSIMLAAILFTIGSIYLVQELQLEKVDSAFSYTEKLFDEDAVSTVEITIEDEEWEDLLANPLEEEYKEASITINGEKVSNVAIRTKGNSSLTSVARDDSERYSLKVDFNYYDSTQSFYGLTKLNLNNNFSDTTQMKEFVSYELMEQMGITAPGHSYMKVMVNGEYYGLMLGVEAIDETFIAKNFNTAQGYLYKPDGTGSDLVYISDDLRDYDGIEVKMNEENIEDSELLSMIKAINDGDGYEEYLNTDELLRYFALNTALVSLDSYQGQLKHNYYLYENEDGEFSILPWDYNMSFGGFNMGGGGGAPMNPNEGNLNESTDQQNEAPAAQEIAPGQLPERPQDNQRQAQGNGQDIEAVLPEGNNQRGGMMASGDLLDEDTINFSIYQPVSGTTLSERPLLNVLVSDETLLAQYESYMEQIATEVLTEENVAAITTKLKELLEPYIESDPSKFFTTEQFLEGVSGANSLPEFAKQRSESIVAQLSGELVVDTDQTTTNSLPDMEGQPGVREQPENGAGPQMNERGRGGMDINSMTDEEFSAFLETLLSGQSPIPLPENFDSMTIDEQKAYLLETMEAGGPPGADMGNGQNNRDQPMNNEASDSKTENSTGEYTQADLYLLLGFLIITVVAILSFRQIGRKI; from the coding sequence ATGCCTATTAAAACGAAAAGGATTGTATCCATCATGCTTGCGGCTATTCTCTTTACGATAGGTTCAATCTATTTGGTTCAAGAACTTCAGCTTGAAAAGGTTGACTCTGCTTTCTCTTATACGGAAAAACTATTTGATGAAGATGCTGTTTCAACAGTTGAAATTACAATTGAGGATGAGGAGTGGGAGGATCTACTTGCTAATCCGTTGGAGGAGGAATATAAGGAGGCTTCTATTACGATAAATGGTGAAAAAGTCTCAAATGTGGCTATCCGAACAAAGGGTAACTCATCCTTAACCTCTGTTGCACGAGATGATTCAGAGCGCTATAGCTTAAAAGTGGATTTTAATTATTACGATTCAACACAAAGCTTTTATGGACTAACGAAGCTGAATTTAAATAATAATTTTAGTGATACAACCCAAATGAAGGAATTTGTCTCGTATGAATTAATGGAGCAAATGGGGATCACAGCGCCAGGTCACTCTTATATGAAGGTCATGGTGAATGGGGAATATTATGGTCTCATGCTCGGAGTGGAAGCAATTGATGAAACATTTATTGCCAAAAACTTTAATACAGCACAGGGCTATTTGTATAAGCCTGATGGTACAGGAAGTGACCTTGTTTATATAAGTGATGATTTAAGGGATTATGATGGAATTGAAGTGAAGATGAATGAGGAGAACATAGAAGACTCTGAGCTGCTTTCCATGATTAAAGCAATTAATGATGGCGATGGATATGAAGAGTATCTAAATACGGATGAGCTGCTTCGCTATTTTGCGTTGAATACCGCGCTCGTCAGCCTTGATAGTTATCAAGGGCAGCTAAAGCATAACTATTATTTATATGAAAATGAAGATGGTGAATTTTCGATTCTTCCTTGGGATTATAATATGTCATTTGGTGGATTTAATATGGGTGGAGGCGGAGGTGCTCCGATGAATCCTAATGAAGGTAATCTAAATGAGTCTACAGATCAACAAAATGAGGCACCAGCTGCTCAAGAAATAGCCCCAGGCCAATTGCCAGAACGCCCTCAAGATAATCAAAGGCAGGCACAAGGAAATGGTCAAGACATTGAAGCCGTGTTACCAGAAGGAAATAATCAACGTGGTGGTATGATGGCTTCTGGAGATTTGTTGGACGAAGATACAATTAATTTTAGTATCTATCAGCCGGTTTCAGGTACTACTTTATCTGAGCGTCCATTACTAAATGTTTTAGTAAGTGATGAGACCTTGCTAGCACAGTATGAATCTTATATGGAACAAATTGCAACAGAGGTATTAACAGAAGAGAATGTGGCTGCTATTACAACGAAGCTTAAAGAATTGTTAGAGCCATATATTGAAAGTGACCCATCTAAGTTTTTCACGACCGAACAGTTTTTAGAGGGAGTGAGTGGGGCTAACAGTCTACCAGAGTTTGCAAAACAGCGAAGTGAATCTATAGTTGCTCAGCTATCGGGAGAACTTGTTGTAGATACAGACCAGACAACTACTAATAGCTTACCTGACATGGAGGGGCAACCTGGTGTGAGAGAACAACCCGAGAACGGTGCTGGTCCACAAATGAATGAAAGAGGAAGAGGTGGGATGGATATTAATTCCATGACAGATGAAGAATTTTCAGCATTTCTAGAGACCCTTCTATCTGGCCAATCACCGATTCCATTACCAGAGAACTTTGACTCCATGACAATAGATGAGCAAAAAGCGTATCTTCTAGAGACAATGGAAGCGGGTGGACCACCAGGAGCTGATATGGGTAACGGTCAAAATAATCGTGACCAACCAATGAACAATGAAGCAAGCGATTCTAAAACCGAAAATTCAACTGGAGAATATACACAAGCGGATCTCTATCTTCTTCTTGGTTTTCTGATCATAACCGTTGTTGCGATTTTAAGTTTTCGTCAAATAGGTCGTAAAATATAA
- a CDS encoding MFS transporter: protein MNSISKLGVFALMLAASLTIMVGSAITPALLEISTHYGVTNQATWLTTLPALGVVLFAPFAGKLIHKIGNYKAICIGLLLYGAIGISAIWIDNHLLVFADRILLGAATAITMAASTGLLADFFEGEKRLKMVALQGMSIEAGGIIFLSLGGILGSIGWQWPFLLYLISWIAFIFILLFVPSHKDLQMETTEDVVDSKQVEKVWPILVAALLAMTMFFVGFITLPFYLTDHFGLNAAGIGYLLASISFVAVLSASIMPKVVNRMTDYYTLGTGFSLFAGGFLILAFTQEFFLFVILAAIFIGFGFGFTIPLANHMVVEKSSFTNRGKNLAYYSSAVFLGQFLSSFIEGLSDKLFVIYLLVAGVGCITSLTYFITTRRKRASKTDSIQV, encoded by the coding sequence ATGAATTCTATTTCAAAGCTTGGTGTATTTGCCCTTATGCTCGCAGCTAGTTTAACTATTATGGTTGGAAGTGCCATCACTCCCGCTCTATTAGAAATTTCTACTCATTATGGGGTAACTAATCAGGCCACCTGGCTGACAACTTTACCAGCCTTAGGAGTCGTTCTCTTTGCTCCCTTTGCTGGGAAACTCATTCATAAAATTGGTAATTATAAGGCAATATGTATCGGATTACTTCTGTATGGTGCAATCGGAATCAGTGCCATATGGATAGATAATCATCTCCTAGTATTTGCAGATCGAATTCTCTTAGGAGCAGCAACGGCCATCACGATGGCGGCTTCTACAGGTTTATTAGCAGATTTCTTTGAGGGAGAAAAACGGCTAAAAATGGTCGCACTTCAAGGAATGTCCATCGAAGCAGGAGGAATTATCTTCTTAAGCTTGGGTGGAATCTTAGGAAGTATTGGATGGCAATGGCCTTTTCTGCTCTATTTAATTAGCTGGATTGCATTTATATTCATTCTGCTCTTTGTGCCATCACATAAAGATTTGCAGATGGAGACAACAGAGGATGTAGTAGATTCTAAACAAGTAGAAAAGGTATGGCCAATATTAGTAGCCGCTCTACTTGCCATGACCATGTTTTTTGTAGGATTTATTACTCTTCCCTTTTACCTAACGGATCACTTCGGCTTGAATGCTGCAGGTATTGGGTATTTACTTGCTTCCATTTCATTTGTAGCTGTCCTATCAGCCAGCATCATGCCTAAAGTCGTTAATAGAATGACGGATTACTATACATTAGGAACAGGGTTCAGTTTATTTGCTGGTGGCTTTCTTATCCTGGCTTTCACTCAAGAATTCTTCCTATTCGTTATTTTAGCAGCGATATTCATAGGATTTGGCTTTGGTTTTACCATTCCACTTGCTAACCATATGGTGGTTGAAAAGAGTAGCTTTACAAATAGAGGAAAGAATTTAGCCTATTATTCTTCAGCCGTTTTTTTAGGACAGTTTCTCTCATCCTTTATAGAAGGGCTTTCGGACAAACTATTTGTTATCTATCTATTAGTTGCTGGAGTAGGCTGTATAACTAGTTTGACCTATTTCATCACGACTAGAAGAAAACGAGCTTCTAAGACTGACTCTATCCAGGTTTAA
- a CDS encoding MarR family winged helix-turn-helix transcriptional regulator produces MNTSHSQDIGYQIQQISHTVKQLQNEWLLKENLSVSHLNVMLVLYEEDGVPQTHIQTKLGVRASSLSKLIDILIRKGLVTREAKETDARTKIISLTALGKEKETHLQKVRGELESQVTKNLDADEVKQLADLLARVKQNVIPEGK; encoded by the coding sequence GTGAACACATCACATAGTCAAGATATTGGATATCAAATCCAGCAAATTTCCCATACTGTTAAACAATTGCAAAATGAGTGGCTGCTAAAAGAAAATCTAAGCGTCTCACACTTAAATGTCATGCTTGTTTTATATGAAGAAGATGGAGTTCCCCAAACACATATTCAGACAAAATTAGGTGTAAGGGCTTCTTCGTTATCAAAGCTAATCGATATTTTAATTAGAAAAGGCTTAGTGACCAGAGAGGCAAAAGAAACAGATGCTCGAACGAAAATCATCTCACTTACTGCTTTAGGGAAGGAAAAAGAAACACATCTTCAAAAAGTAAGAGGAGAACTAGAAAGTCAGGTCACAAAGAACTTGGATGCTGATGAGGTGAAGCAATTAGCAGATTTGCTAGCAAGGGTAAAGCAGAATGTTATTCCTGAAGGAAAATAA
- a CDS encoding diguanylate cyclase, with translation MNWMDPYTFMLFSLGLSVIFLSFALLRSPRKLSRTLLACASGLSGMLIILTVIELLIDDPNTMIVLRNFQQISLVFIPIILLGYAKELYQESAKKTMRLVGLLFIPSIIDLTLVFTDSYHGLMRKEITIESIWTYTEVSTKSTLLNSSLGAYPFVLCLVTIFLLIRNMFDVPKQYRMTHWLTALVIALPIVVLITTSMLSIEIPGIFALSYSSMALFLILVNKRMDFNTIWPLSRQEVLENLSEGILLIDQKGKIVEVNKACCQMMKRLFDLEHEQVYTNILYQSAYTYFQDVKPLTKALSRQEPTTFQYERNGQYFDVSMTILREKTNDLRLVVWKDITDKKEIEQQLIEQARLDSLTKLTNREAFLELYNQKTGQDESCFLLMDIDHFKLFNDRFGHLVGDKVLKYVAGLMKIHFRGDILTRLGGEEFGVYRMSSVEGAITQAKAFQLALKEESHLIDSAITDFVTVSIGICPVEPGAPFEKVYEMADDAMYQVKEDGRDSIKVC, from the coding sequence ATGAATTGGATGGATCCATATACGTTTATGTTATTTAGTCTAGGGTTAAGTGTTATCTTTCTATCATTTGCCCTTTTGCGTTCTCCGAGAAAGCTATCACGTACATTACTTGCCTGTGCTTCTGGTCTTTCAGGTATGCTCATTATCTTGACTGTAATTGAATTACTTATAGATGATCCAAACACTATGATTGTTCTTCGTAATTTTCAGCAAATATCACTAGTATTTATACCGATTATATTATTGGGGTATGCAAAAGAGCTGTATCAAGAATCAGCCAAGAAGACGATGCGTTTAGTAGGTCTTTTATTTATTCCATCCATCATTGATCTCACACTTGTTTTTACTGATTCCTACCATGGGTTAATGAGGAAAGAAATTACCATTGAATCCATTTGGACCTATACAGAAGTATCTACAAAGTCAACGCTGCTTAATTCCTCTTTAGGTGCCTATCCATTTGTGCTTTGCTTGGTGACTATTTTCCTATTAATCCGAAATATGTTTGATGTTCCAAAGCAATACCGTATGACGCATTGGCTCACAGCCCTGGTTATTGCCTTACCAATTGTCGTACTTATTACCACATCGATGCTTTCTATAGAAATTCCAGGTATTTTCGCTTTGTCCTATTCTTCAATGGCTCTTTTTCTTATCCTTGTGAATAAAAGAATGGACTTTAATACGATCTGGCCATTATCTCGACAGGAAGTATTAGAGAATTTGTCAGAAGGGATTTTGTTGATTGATCAGAAAGGAAAGATTGTTGAGGTGAATAAAGCCTGTTGTCAAATGATGAAGCGTTTATTTGATTTGGAGCACGAACAAGTATATACGAACATTCTTTACCAATCTGCTTATACATATTTTCAAGATGTAAAGCCATTAACAAAGGCACTTAGTCGTCAAGAGCCGACTACTTTTCAGTATGAGCGAAATGGGCAATATTTTGACGTGAGTATGACAATCCTTAGGGAAAAAACAAATGATCTTCGATTAGTCGTTTGGAAAGATATAACGGATAAAAAGGAAATTGAACAGCAACTAATTGAACAGGCAAGACTTGATTCCTTAACGAAATTAACAAATCGAGAAGCATTTTTAGAGCTATACAATCAAAAAACAGGTCAAGACGAAAGTTGTTTTTTGCTTATGGATATTGATCATTTTAAGCTATTTAATGATCGTTTTGGTCATTTAGTTGGAGATAAAGTACTGAAATATGTTGCGGGATTAATGAAAATCCACTTTAGAGGGGACATTTTAACACGTCTAGGTGGAGAAGAATTTGGTGTTTATAGGATGTCGAGTGTAGAGGGAGCAATTACGCAAGCTAAGGCGTTTCAGCTTGCGTTAAAAGAGGAAAGTCATTTAATTGATTCAGCTATTACTGATTTTGTAACAGTGAGTATTGGGATTTGTCCAGTAGAACCCGGTGCACCTTTTGAAAAAGTATATGAAATGGCGGATGATGCCATGTATCAAGTGAAAGAAGACGGCCGAGATAGTATCAAAGTTTGTTAA
- a CDS encoding ABC transporter ATP-binding protein, with protein sequence MKPTHSFQTEGLTAGYDHKTILHDVSISIPSNKISIIIGSNGCGKSTLLKTMARLIKPISGNVILDGKPLNKIPPKQLARVLGLLPQSPIVPEGITVADLVGRGRYPHQSLFKGWTKADYEAVAEAMDMMKITEFADRNIDELSGGQRQRVWIAMALAQQTDILFLDEPTTYLDITYQVEILDLLTDLNRKYGTTIVMVLHDINLSARYADYIFALDQGKLAAEGEPSDVISSTLIHDIFGLNCTVINDPISGSPFVVPIGRHHVKN encoded by the coding sequence ATGAAACCTACACATAGCTTTCAAACAGAAGGACTCACTGCTGGTTACGATCATAAAACGATATTACATGATGTGAGTATTTCTATACCAAGTAATAAAATAAGCATTATTATCGGATCAAACGGTTGTGGGAAATCAACGTTGCTGAAAACGATGGCGAGGCTCATTAAACCTATTTCCGGAAACGTAATATTAGATGGAAAACCGTTAAATAAAATTCCACCAAAACAGCTTGCTCGTGTATTAGGCTTATTACCACAATCACCTATTGTACCGGAGGGAATTACAGTCGCTGACTTAGTTGGCCGAGGTAGATACCCTCACCAATCACTTTTTAAAGGCTGGACAAAGGCTGATTATGAAGCTGTTGCTGAAGCAATGGACATGATGAAAATTACAGAATTTGCTGATCGAAATATTGATGAGCTTTCAGGCGGACAAAGACAACGTGTTTGGATAGCGATGGCATTAGCACAGCAAACCGATATTTTATTTCTAGATGAACCAACAACCTATTTAGATATCACCTATCAGGTCGAAATACTCGATTTATTAACAGATCTTAATCGTAAATATGGTACAACCATTGTAATGGTTCTTCATGATATTAACTTGTCAGCACGCTACGCAGATTATATTTTCGCTCTTGATCAAGGAAAGCTCGCAGCAGAGGGTGAACCATCGGATGTGATCTCAAGTACATTAATTCACGATATTTTCGGACTGAACTGTACCGTCATTAATGATCCTATCTCCGGTTCTCCATTTGTGGTTCCGATTGGTCGACATCATGTTAAAAATTAA
- a CDS encoding FecCD family ABC transporter permease — MMNESLNLIMVGRKKRKRRFILVTTLLAIIAFVLACTMLMLGNTIYPAQDVIRVLLGENVKGASFAVGTIRFPRMLAGVFSGFAFGVSGYVFQTMLRNPLANPNVIGITAGSSAAAVFCIIVLHASNTVVSIASVVGGLAAVFIIFMLSKGSSFSIGRLILIGIGIQAMLSAIISYLLLIGQSQDIPTAMRWLSGSLNGSKMEHIYPLILTVLILAPFIMALGKRLDMLELGEQAATSLGIPTDKTRLALIISSVLIIALATATTGPIAFIAFLSGPIAKRLVGVGFSGIVPAGLVGIILVLASDLIGQFAFVARYPVGVITGILGAPYLLYLLIRMNRKGDL, encoded by the coding sequence ATGATGAATGAATCTTTGAACCTTATCATGGTCGGTAGAAAAAAAAGAAAACGCCGTTTTATCCTTGTTACTACTCTACTTGCAATCATAGCCTTCGTGCTTGCGTGCACGATGCTTATGCTTGGTAACACAATCTACCCTGCTCAAGATGTCATCCGTGTTCTTTTAGGTGAGAATGTAAAAGGGGCTTCATTTGCAGTAGGAACGATTCGTTTTCCTAGAATGCTAGCAGGTGTTTTTTCCGGATTTGCTTTCGGTGTATCGGGCTATGTTTTTCAAACCATGCTACGAAACCCTTTAGCCAATCCAAATGTTATAGGAATAACAGCGGGTTCAAGTGCAGCTGCTGTATTTTGTATCATTGTTCTTCATGCAAGTAATACTGTCGTTTCCATTGCTTCTGTAGTTGGAGGTCTTGCTGCAGTATTTATCATCTTCATGCTGTCTAAGGGATCCTCCTTTTCAATTGGCAGGTTGATCTTAATCGGTATTGGAATACAAGCAATGCTAAGCGCTATCATTTCTTATTTATTACTTATCGGTCAATCACAAGATATTCCTACTGCTATGAGGTGGCTTAGCGGGAGTCTCAATGGGTCGAAAATGGAACATATCTATCCCTTAATCTTGACCGTTCTTATTTTAGCTCCTTTCATTATGGCACTTGGCAAACGATTAGATATGCTCGAGCTTGGCGAACAAGCTGCAACATCTCTTGGTATTCCTACAGATAAAACAAGATTAGCCCTGATCATTAGCTCTGTGCTCATCATTGCCTTAGCAACTGCTACTACAGGACCAATTGCTTTTATTGCCTTCCTTTCAGGGCCTATCGCTAAGAGATTAGTAGGTGTAGGATTTTCAGGCATTGTGCCAGCAGGACTTGTGGGAATCATTTTAGTGTTAGCATCTGATCTCATTGGGCAATTTGCATTCGTTGCTCGTTATCCTGTCGGCGTCATAACAGGAATACTCGGAGCTCCTTACTTACTCTATTTGCTCATTCGAATGAATCGAAAGGGAGATTTATAA